In Glycine max cultivar Williams 82 chromosome 7, Glycine_max_v4.0, whole genome shotgun sequence, a single window of DNA contains:
- the LOC100794857 gene encoding protein DMP4, giving the protein MDVIVQEDHDQYMYNNSKNHDEQKLPLLHIMEVPDDDAQRSLIQRAMSQTFQSTAHLANLLPTGTVLSFQLLSPIVTNQGICDSVCKFMTSTLVALCGVSCFLQCFTDSFRDDKGNVCYGLATFRGMWVIDGSTTIPPELGAKYRLRLIDFLHAVMSILVFAAVALFDQNVVSCFFPSPSNETREILTVLPVAIGIFCSMLFVAFPTQRHGIGFPLSTK; this is encoded by the coding sequence ATGGATGTTATAGTTCAAGAAGATCATGATCAGTATATGTATAATAATTCTAAGAATcatgatgaacaaaagctaCCACTTTTGCACATCATGGAAGTACCAGATGATGATGCACAGAGAAGCCTCATTCAGAGAGCCATGAGTCAAACATTTCAAAGCACAGCTCATTTGGCAAATCTCTTACCAACTGGCACTGTTCTTTCTTTCCAACTTCTGTCTCCAATTGTCACAAACCAAGGCATCTGTGACTCAGTTTGCAAGTTCATGACTTCTACACTTGTGGCTCTTTGTGGTGTCTCTTGTTTCTTGCAATGCTTCACTGATAGCTTCAGAGATGACAAGGGGAACGTTTGTTATGGGCTTGCCACCTTCAGGGGCATGTGGGTCATTGATGGATCAACCACAATTCCACCGGAACTTGGTGCGAAATATAGATTGAGGCTTATTGATTTCTTGCATGCTGTGATGTCAATTTTGGTGTTTGCAGCAGTTGCATTGTTTGATCAGAATGTGGTGAGTTGTTTCTTTCCATCACCTTCGAATGAGACACGGGAAATCTTAACAGTGTTGCCTGTGGCCATTGGGATTTTTTGTAGCATGCTGTTTGTGGCGTTTCCTACGCAGAGGCATGGAATTGGCTTCCCACTTTCAACAAAGTAA